A single region of the Halarsenatibacter silvermanii genome encodes:
- a CDS encoding cell division protein FtsQ/DivIB yields MIKDNFGKLILAVFLGLGLGLILSSSLFEVRRVEIEGYDDENLQMEKIIGSNIFRLEGIELLKEKIGEDPYVEGIEVSRNLPQRVVINVDYNRPVAALQIDGKYTIFNRYFYIIAEDKDQRRYQVPVLKNISYNFRRDRLVFPEEAELMISKLESLNPDLRHRLEEVDFSKGKIELVLSSGAEILIGSVQKLDEKLRVLNSFAEENPELLSRLEYLDLQAPARPVIKER; encoded by the coding sequence TTGATTAAGGACAATTTCGGGAAGCTTATACTGGCCGTTTTTTTGGGGCTCGGTCTGGGGTTGATACTTTCTTCCAGTCTATTTGAGGTCAGAAGAGTGGAGATAGAGGGCTATGATGACGAAAATCTGCAGATGGAAAAAATAATCGGCAGCAATATCTTCAGACTGGAAGGCATCGAACTGCTCAAAGAGAAGATCGGAGAGGATCCATATGTAGAAGGAATCGAGGTCAGTAGAAACCTGCCTCAAAGAGTTGTGATAAATGTAGATTATAATAGGCCGGTAGCTGCTCTGCAGATCGATGGAAAATACACGATTTTCAACCGTTATTTTTATATAATTGCTGAAGATAAAGACCAGAGGAGATATCAGGTTCCGGTGCTGAAAAATATCTCCTACAATTTTCGCAGGGATAGACTGGTTTTTCCTGAAGAAGCTGAGCTCATGATATCAAAGCTGGAGAGTTTAAATCCCGATCTGCGTCACCGCCTGGAGGAAGTAGATTTTTCGAAAGGAAAAATTGAACTGGTTCTCAGTTCCGGGGCAGAAATTCTGATAGGTTCTGTTCAAAAACTCGATGAAAAGTTGAGAGTGCTTAATTCTTTTGCCGAAGAGAATCCGGAGCTGCTCTCGCGGCTGGAATATCTCGATCTGCAGGCTCCTGCCCGGCCTGTAATTAAAGAGAGGTGA
- the ftsZ gene encoding cell division protein FtsZ encodes MFDIGTETENFADIKVVGVGGGGNNAVNRMIAEGLDGVEFLAVNTDAQVLMESNAGVTIRIGEQITQGLGAGSDPEIGREAAEQNKDEIAEALSGSDMVFITAGMGGGTGTGASPIVARAAREQGALTVGVVTKPFSVEGQKRMDNALQGIGDLKEEVDTLIVIPNDRLLEVAEEKTSLMEAFKIADNVLRQGVQGISDLITITGIINLDFGDVKTIMKDAGTALMGIGQARGEERAEEAARQAIESPLLEASVDGARGVLLNITGGEELGIHEAYEAASIVKDVSDPGANIILGAVIDEEMEEDVMVTVIATGFDKDGMPSAGDVQQTGGEEDMSSRMGVDTFDEDDLDVPAFLRKNED; translated from the coding sequence GTGTTTGATATAGGTACTGAAACAGAAAATTTTGCAGACATAAAAGTGGTTGGTGTTGGAGGCGGCGGCAATAACGCTGTAAATCGAATGATAGCGGAAGGGCTGGATGGTGTTGAATTCCTGGCGGTCAATACTGACGCCCAGGTTTTGATGGAATCGAATGCAGGTGTTACCATTAGAATAGGTGAACAGATAACCCAGGGTCTGGGAGCTGGCTCCGATCCGGAGATAGGAAGAGAAGCAGCAGAGCAAAACAAGGATGAGATCGCCGAAGCTCTTTCCGGGTCTGACATGGTTTTTATTACCGCAGGTATGGGTGGAGGTACAGGGACCGGTGCTTCGCCTATAGTGGCCCGGGCCGCCCGGGAACAGGGTGCGTTGACTGTGGGAGTGGTAACCAAGCCTTTCTCGGTTGAAGGTCAAAAACGCATGGATAATGCTCTGCAGGGTATAGGTGATCTCAAAGAAGAGGTCGATACTCTGATAGTAATACCTAACGATAGATTGCTCGAGGTGGCTGAGGAAAAGACCAGCCTGATGGAGGCTTTCAAAATTGCCGACAATGTCCTCCGTCAGGGTGTTCAGGGCATATCGGATTTGATAACTATCACCGGCATAATAAATCTGGATTTTGGAGATGTTAAAACCATTATGAAGGATGCAGGCACCGCTCTTATGGGAATCGGTCAGGCCCGGGGAGAGGAAAGAGCTGAAGAAGCAGCCCGGCAGGCCATCGAATCCCCTCTGCTGGAGGCTTCAGTCGACGGAGCAAGAGGAGTTCTTTTAAATATAACCGGCGGAGAAGAGCTTGGCATCCACGAAGCCTACGAAGCTGCCAGTATCGTCAAGGATGTATCTGATCCCGGTGCCAATATTATTCTGGGAGCTGTTATAGATGAAGAGATGGAAGAGGATGTGATGGTTACGGTTATAGCTACCGGATTTGACAAGGATGGAATGCCTTCTGCCGGAGATGTTCAGCAAACAGGAGGGGAAGAGGATATGTCTTCCAGAATGGGTGTAGATACATTCGATGAAGATGACCTGGACGTTCCCGCTTTTCTGCGCAAAAACGAGGACTAG
- the murC gene encoding UDP-N-acetylmuramate--L-alanine ligase, which produces MVSSTFEVDPDDRVHFVGAGGVSMSALAALHLEEGGQVTGSDITKNSRITNLLEKGADISIGHKPENIDDQDLLVKSTAIPEGNSEVQQAAEKGIPVISRAEFLAGLAADKKQIAVSGTHGKTTTTAMLTEIFLRAGRDPSVMLGGELISAESNHISGEEEHFIFEADESDGSLVYYSPWLAIITNLEAEHLNFYEDEIEIADKMKEFINRIESGGFLILCSDDPLIRTQIKPYAEKRDINIITYGINSGDYKADQVKTKNFKTSYQFKIENKNVSRDMRVNLPGRCSVLNSLAAAAAARAAGVDWNAIEDGLDNFKGVKRRFEVKGMVDDIQVIDDYAHHPTEIFATYLTAARSEPSRIITIFQPHRFTRTRALWSDFVCTLSRIDYLLVCDIYPANQKPIEGINSRRLIEEIKKEKGSSNGWTKYSGTPQEAADFLLDRLDGGDLVLTLGAGDVYKAGETLLEKMRGRED; this is translated from the coding sequence ATGGTTTCATCTACTTTCGAAGTTGATCCAGATGATAGAGTTCATTTTGTAGGAGCGGGAGGAGTATCAATGAGCGCACTGGCGGCTTTGCACCTGGAAGAAGGCGGGCAGGTCACCGGATCGGATATCACGAAAAACAGCAGGATCACAAACCTGCTTGAAAAAGGGGCAGATATTTCGATCGGACATAAACCGGAAAATATTGATGATCAGGATCTGCTGGTTAAATCGACGGCAATTCCTGAAGGAAACAGCGAGGTTCAGCAGGCTGCCGAAAAGGGTATTCCCGTGATCAGCAGGGCAGAATTTCTGGCGGGACTGGCCGCTGATAAAAAGCAGATAGCGGTGAGCGGTACCCACGGCAAGACTACTACAACTGCTATGCTGACCGAGATTTTTTTAAGGGCCGGCAGAGATCCCAGCGTCATGCTGGGGGGAGAGCTGATCTCTGCTGAGAGCAATCATATTTCCGGAGAAGAAGAACATTTCATATTCGAAGCGGATGAGAGCGATGGTTCACTGGTTTATTATTCACCCTGGCTGGCGATAATAACCAATCTGGAAGCTGAACATTTAAATTTTTATGAAGATGAAATAGAGATTGCCGACAAGATGAAGGAATTTATAAATCGTATTGAATCCGGAGGATTTTTGATACTTTGCAGCGATGACCCTCTGATTCGAACTCAAATAAAACCATATGCCGAAAAAAGAGATATAAATATCATCACTTACGGCATCAACAGCGGGGATTATAAAGCCGATCAGGTAAAAACTAAAAATTTTAAAACCAGTTATCAGTTCAAAATCGAAAATAAAAATGTCAGCAGAGATATGAGAGTAAACCTCCCCGGCCGCTGCAGTGTTCTTAATTCGCTGGCAGCAGCAGCTGCTGCCCGGGCAGCGGGGGTGGATTGGAATGCCATCGAAGATGGGCTTGATAACTTCAAAGGTGTTAAGAGAAGATTCGAGGTAAAAGGAATGGTTGATGATATTCAGGTTATAGATGATTATGCTCATCATCCAACCGAAATTTTTGCCACCTATTTGACAGCAGCCCGGTCTGAGCCCTCTCGAATTATTACAATTTTTCAGCCACACAGATTTACCAGAACCAGAGCTCTCTGGTCGGATTTTGTCTGTACCCTATCCCGTATTGATTACCTGCTGGTCTGTGATATTTATCCGGCCAACCAAAAACCCATAGAAGGTATTAACTCCCGCAGGCTGATCGAGGAGATCAAAAAAGAAAAGGGCAGCTCCAATGGCTGGACAAAATACTCCGGCACACCTCAGGAGGCTGCTGATTTTCTCCTGGATAGGCTTGACGGAGGAGATCTGGTTCTGACCCTGGGAGCTGGAGATGTTTATAAAGCTGGAGAAACTCTGCTGGAAAAAATGAGGGGCAGGGAAGATTGA
- the ftsA gene encoding cell division protein FtsA, whose amino-acid sequence MNRKGCISVIDVGTKKICALIAEISPAPQESFYDEVDILGVGFHSSEGLKKGIVVDLEKSAESIRSAVEEAEEMAGVEIESAFVGIAGSHIESVNKRSSVEVSGRDEEIKNSDIERVIEKAKEGAVGEKERIIHTLPGEYIVDGTAGIKHPQGMSGFQLEVDAHIVKGSVGSIKNLIKSVNQAGVDIEELVLDQLASSKAVLNGDERNLGVALADIGGGTTDFIAFVGDKIAYTSVLPVGGDHVSNDISVGLKISGSEAEKIKIQHGSVNVDEIEEDSRVEVRSASGSETMQVSRRYLCQIIRYRMEELFDLIGKEIDNIGVDNPAPAGLVLTGGASLLSGSRELASQVTDLPTRIGEPVWADKISELNSGPIYGQNGDYSCGPIYSTSAGLIKYALEHTSAGRSRVSGTKKDSSKTVEKFFSRVKKFFGGFFE is encoded by the coding sequence TTGAATAGAAAAGGTTGTATTTCAGTCATAGATGTCGGTACCAAAAAGATATGTGCTTTGATAGCGGAAATTTCTCCGGCACCGCAGGAAAGTTTTTATGACGAAGTTGATATTCTGGGGGTGGGTTTTCATTCTTCAGAGGGTTTAAAAAAGGGAATAGTTGTAGATCTGGAAAAATCCGCGGAATCTATCAGATCAGCTGTAGAAGAGGCTGAAGAAATGGCCGGTGTAGAAATTGAATCGGCTTTTGTGGGAATTGCTGGTTCTCATATCGAATCAGTCAACAAACGGAGTTCAGTTGAAGTAAGCGGCAGAGATGAAGAGATTAAGAACAGTGATATAGAGCGAGTTATAGAGAAGGCAAAAGAAGGTGCTGTTGGCGAAAAGGAAAGGATTATACATACTCTTCCCGGAGAATATATTGTTGACGGCACCGCAGGAATAAAACACCCTCAGGGAATGTCGGGATTTCAGCTGGAGGTTGATGCTCATATTGTCAAGGGGTCGGTCGGGTCTATCAAGAATTTGATAAAAAGTGTAAATCAGGCCGGGGTCGATATTGAAGAACTGGTTCTGGATCAGCTGGCTTCAAGCAAAGCGGTTTTAAACGGAGATGAGAGAAATTTGGGAGTTGCCCTTGCTGACATCGGGGGCGGAACCACAGATTTTATAGCTTTTGTCGGAGATAAAATAGCATATACCTCGGTGCTGCCTGTTGGCGGGGATCATGTGAGCAATGATATTTCTGTCGGGTTGAAAATTTCCGGTTCAGAAGCTGAAAAGATTAAAATACAGCATGGTTCAGTAAATGTCGATGAAATAGAGGAAGACAGCAGGGTAGAAGTAAGAAGTGCCAGCGGCAGCGAGACAATGCAGGTTTCCCGCAGATACTTATGTCAGATCATAAGATACAGAATGGAGGAATTATTTGACCTGATCGGAAAGGAGATTGATAATATTGGCGTCGACAATCCAGCTCCGGCCGGTCTGGTTCTGACCGGAGGAGCATCTCTTTTGAGCGGCAGCCGTGAACTCGCCTCTCAGGTGACCGATCTGCCTACTAGAATCGGCGAGCCTGTCTGGGCTGATAAGATTTCGGAGCTGAATTCAGGTCCTATTTACGGGCAAAACGGTGATTATTCCTGCGGACCGATTTATTCCACCTCTGCAGGCCTGATCAAATACGCTCTCGAACATACTTCAGCCGGACGCAGTCGAGTGAGCGGGACAAAAAAGGACAGCAGTAAAACTGTAGAAAAGTTTTTTAGCAGAGTGAAGAAATTTTTTGGAGGTTTCTTTGAATAG
- the murG gene encoding undecaprenyldiphospho-muramoylpentapeptide beta-N-acetylglucosaminyltransferase yields the protein MKISIAAGGTGGHISPGLAVAEKWSAETGEVLFIGGKGKVEKKLIAGSGYDLHKISASPIPRSFSRNMFYGLAGNIKAFFESLKILRDFSPDIVLGTGGYVSGMPVLAASLMGIPTVIHEQNSYPGLANRILSYRANGIAVSYESSDGHFPDRSQDKIYHTGNPIRSALTQIQRGEARAKLSVDSEAFMVLVMGGSQGSRKINQIITRTYRKLTSFESLFVYHITGTSNYHEVIDLAEKRLDQDKLDRIEFTSFCEQISYPLSAADLFIGRAGATTLAEITACGLPAVLIPYPHAAAGHQRKNAEVLAEAGAAETLKEDDLSSEKLNRMIVSLYKSPERLDKMRKASFELSKPEAGKKLYELLLKLAREAK from the coding sequence GTGAAAATATCGATAGCAGCCGGAGGAACGGGCGGACATATATCGCCGGGATTGGCGGTCGCCGAAAAATGGTCAGCAGAGACGGGTGAAGTTCTCTTTATAGGAGGCAAAGGGAAGGTTGAAAAGAAATTGATTGCCGGAAGCGGATATGATCTCCATAAAATTTCTGCCTCTCCGATACCCAGAAGTTTCAGCCGGAATATGTTTTACGGACTGGCTGGAAATATCAAAGCTTTTTTCGAAAGCCTGAAGATTCTTCGAGATTTTTCTCCCGATATTGTACTGGGCACGGGGGGCTATGTTTCCGGAATGCCAGTACTGGCCGCGAGCCTTATGGGAATACCCACTGTAATACATGAACAAAATTCTTATCCCGGTCTGGCCAATCGAATACTTTCCTACCGTGCAAATGGCATTGCTGTGAGCTATGAATCTTCAGACGGGCATTTTCCGGACAGGTCGCAGGATAAAATTTATCATACGGGAAATCCGATAAGATCTGCTCTGACCCAAATACAGCGTGGGGAAGCCCGGGCAAAATTGTCAGTAGATTCGGAAGCATTTATGGTGCTTGTGATGGGAGGAAGTCAGGGATCGAGGAAAATAAATCAGATTATCACCAGGACCTACCGGAAGCTGACCTCTTTTGAGAGTCTTTTTGTTTATCACATTACGGGAACAAGCAATTATCATGAGGTCATCGATCTGGCCGAAAAGAGACTCGACCAGGATAAGCTGGATAGGATAGAATTCACCTCCTTTTGCGAGCAGATCTCCTATCCCTTATCAGCAGCTGATCTTTTCATAGGGCGGGCCGGAGCTACAACTCTGGCTGAAATCACAGCCTGCGGGCTCCCGGCAGTGCTCATCCCCTATCCTCATGCTGCGGCCGGACATCAGAGAAAGAATGCTGAGGTTCTGGCGGAGGCCGGAGCAGCTGAAACTCTCAAGGAAGATGATCTGAGCAGTGAGAAGCTGAACAGGATGATCGTTTCCCTGTATAAATCACCAGAGAGGTTGGATAAAATGAGAAAAGCCAGTTTTGAATTGAGCAAGCCGGAAGCAGGCAAAAAATTATATGAGCTTTTACTAAAACTGGCCCGGGAGGCGAAGTAA
- a CDS encoding YggS family pyridoxal phosphate-dependent enzyme, which yields MLSRDEKDEIEDNYYRIQDNIIEAAESAGRNADEIKLVAISKGQSLNKINFVRELGVHAIGESRVQELRDKEEKQPEEIDWHFVGHLQRNKVKYLARMDNCNLIHSLDSLRLAKEIEKRAAKNKREMSVLIQINVARDENKFGFMPEDLIPFLEKAEQFDNLSFEGLMTLVPHYDDNEEAREDFKKLADLRRRAEEKGFEMPELSMGMTNDYKVAIEEGATMIRLGRELFGERQY from the coding sequence TTGCTTTCCAGAGATGAAAAAGATGAAATAGAAGATAATTATTATAGGATACAGGATAATATAATTGAAGCGGCCGAAAGCGCGGGAAGAAATGCCGATGAGATCAAACTTGTAGCTATAAGCAAGGGACAATCGCTGAATAAGATAAATTTTGTCAGGGAACTGGGCGTTCATGCTATCGGTGAGAGCAGAGTTCAGGAGCTCAGAGATAAAGAAGAGAAGCAGCCTGAAGAAATAGATTGGCATTTTGTAGGGCATCTTCAGCGCAACAAAGTTAAATATCTGGCCAGAATGGATAACTGTAATTTGATTCATTCTCTTGACAGCTTGCGCCTGGCCAAAGAGATAGAAAAAAGAGCGGCCAAAAATAAGCGGGAGATGTCTGTTTTAATTCAGATTAATGTAGCCAGGGATGAAAACAAATTCGGCTTTATGCCAGAAGACCTAATACCTTTTCTGGAAAAAGCAGAGCAGTTTGATAATCTCAGCTTCGAAGGACTGATGACGCTTGTGCCTCATTACGATGATAACGAGGAGGCCAGGGAGGATTTTAAGAAACTGGCTGATCTTCGCAGGCGGGCAGAAGAAAAAGGTTTTGAAATGCCAGAGCTTTCAATGGGAATGACCAATGATTATAAGGTGGCGATAGAAGAGGGGGCTACAATGATTCGGCTGGGAAGAGAACTTTTCGGCGAGAGGCAATATTGA
- a CDS encoding polyphenol oxidase family protein — protein MFEYIEGERVNYFRYNFNSDGSAAAFISGRSDGFNSDLEQRKILYEELNIDHEQIVQPGQIHSAKILEPNCGSVYDNERPIPADAVICQNNNCLPQGLFADCVPVFLYHSSSKIKAIVHSGWKGTTRAIISMVLERLKYDYLLPFSGLKIAIGPAIQQENYQVDSRVYELFWKRLPVFMRGYSEEIFVEGETSSEFYLDLKKANYLLAVNSGVPSENIFVSDICTYDCDRLYSYRREGEQAGRMTALLLTAKTFESRNE, from the coding sequence TTGTTTGAATATATCGAGGGTGAGAGAGTAAATTATTTCAGATATAATTTTAATTCCGATGGTTCGGCTGCAGCATTTATTTCCGGCAGGTCCGACGGGTTTAACAGTGATCTCGAACAGAGAAAAATATTATACGAGGAATTAAACATTGATCATGAGCAGATCGTACAACCCGGGCAGATTCACAGCGCTAAAATTTTGGAGCCGAATTGCGGCAGTGTCTATGATAATGAAAGGCCGATACCCGCAGATGCTGTTATCTGTCAGAACAATAACTGTCTGCCTCAGGGGCTTTTTGCCGACTGCGTTCCAGTTTTTCTCTATCATTCCAGTTCTAAAATCAAAGCCATTGTTCATTCGGGGTGGAAGGGAACAACCCGGGCTATAATAAGTATGGTTCTGGAACGTCTAAAATATGACTATTTGCTCCCATTTTCGGGGTTGAAAATCGCGATCGGTCCGGCCATCCAGCAGGAGAACTACCAGGTCGATAGTCGGGTATATGAACTTTTCTGGAAAAGATTGCCGGTTTTTATGAGGGGTTATTCTGAGGAAATATTCGTCGAAGGCGAAACTTCGAGTGAATTTTATTTAGACCTAAAAAAAGCCAATTATCTGCTGGCAGTGAACTCAGGAGTTCCTTCTGAAAATATTTTTGTTTCAGATATCTGCACGTATGATTGTGATAGGCTTTATTCATATCGACGGGAAGGAGAACAGGCCGGCAGAATGACGGCTCTGCTTTTGACAGCAAAGACTTTTGAGAGTAGAAACGAGTGA
- a CDS encoding HlyD family efflux transporter periplasmic adaptor subunit gives MKIKIFIVVLLLALLLGLLISLLGTDVNLQIAAYGELEEATSATAIILRDEKTFSASLTGELKTEIAEGEAVPYGEKIAAIEGEGNNISVYADKAGIISYTIDGMEDKEFEDLGEAQTSIDFEEISIDQRHYHTGVDIEAGEVFFRIVDNRSYELIMSLPENWADRFQTGEEVLLRPDDDSRELRAEVKEAVSGENNDLLLVETKDFYDRWLSARRVEIELVKDIHSGIIIPESALFNTPRGRGVLVYEDDDKMSFRTVTVVAETEEKAAVEGLELGTQVVTNPSKISYGRGLD, from the coding sequence ATGAAGATCAAAATTTTTATAGTTGTTCTATTGCTGGCTTTGCTGCTGGGTCTTTTAATCAGTCTGCTGGGAACTGATGTTAACCTGCAGATAGCTGCTTATGGCGAACTGGAAGAGGCTACCAGCGCTACAGCGATAATTTTGAGAGATGAAAAAACCTTTTCGGCTTCTCTGACCGGCGAGCTTAAAACTGAAATAGCAGAGGGGGAGGCTGTTCCCTATGGCGAAAAGATCGCTGCCATAGAAGGAGAGGGAAATAATATCTCTGTTTACGCAGATAAAGCAGGAATAATTAGTTATACAATAGATGGTATGGAGGACAAAGAGTTTGAAGATCTCGGAGAAGCTCAAACCTCTATAGACTTTGAGGAAATTTCTATAGATCAGCGTCATTATCATACAGGCGTCGATATAGAAGCCGGAGAAGTATTTTTTAGAATCGTAGATAATAGATCTTATGAACTGATTATGTCACTTCCGGAGAACTGGGCTGATAGATTTCAGACGGGAGAGGAAGTTCTATTACGTCCTGATGATGATTCCAGAGAGCTGCGGGCAGAAGTAAAAGAAGCTGTATCAGGAGAAAATAATGATCTTCTGCTGGTCGAAACTAAGGATTTTTATGATCGCTGGCTCAGCGCCCGCCGGGTTGAGATAGAACTTGTAAAAGATATTCATAGTGGAATAATAATACCGGAATCAGCTTTATTCAACACACCGCGGGGCAGGGGAGTTCTCGTCTATGAAGATGACGATAAAATGAGTTTTAGAACTGTAACTGTTGTCGCGGAAACTGAAGAAAAAGCAGCCGTGGAAGGACTTGAACTGGGCACTCAGGTAGTTACCAATCCATCTAAAATCAGTTATGGCAGGGGGCTTGATTAA